ATGAGGATTCTATCctctttttcatcctttttcttcTGAACGATTCCCTTAGTTTTGATTTTGGGAATGTCTCCAACTAAAGAAGTTAATTGAATCAAGATGTTAAAGAAGAATATGTTTGCAATATATTTTCAAGATGAAAATTTGTTCATTCTCCTCAACACAGTGAAATACTCACTCTGTAACTTGGGTTTGGCTCTTGGTGCACTTCCCCTGAGATCAGCCTGCAGATCAAGAAAAACGTCCCTGGAGTGGATCAACCACTCATGCTTTCTTCTGCTGATTTCCTGCTCCATTTGTTGCCTCATCTGATTTTTTATCTGCCTCCTTCTGGACTTGTCTTCAATCCTGAGCTGGACATCTCTTGTGTTAGGGCAGAGGAgcgcttttctgttttctgccaCCATTTCCTCAATCTTCTCCAACAGTTCTGTGACCTGGGTAGTGTCGTGTTTCTTCAAGTTGTTGATGACATGGTATCTATTGTTACACTTTTCCACCAACTCAAGCAGAGGCCGATGTTCACTCTCAATGTACTCCTCCACTGATTTATCTACCAGTTTGTCTCCATGCGTGAACAGAACCATGGCATGCTTCCAGACATTGGCCTCAAAGAGGTCCATGTACTCCTCAAGGTCAACTTTGTGAGCTTTTCTGAACTTCAGGTCCAAGGGAATGACCAGCAGGACAGCATGAACCCCTGAAGGACTGAGTGACAGACCCCTCACAATTTCTTTGTCTGTCTCTTCAGAATTGTGGAACGAGTCCTCCCGCCAGCCTGGGGTGTCAATCACTGTGACTAGTCGGCCAGCAACTTCTGCCACCTCTACCTGACATTGGTCATTACGACGGGCAGCAAACACGTCTTTACACAGAATGTTGTTCCCCGAGGTCGTCTTTCCAAATGTCTTCTGACCAAGCATCACCAACCTCAGCTCCCGCTGCTTCTTGCAGCGATCTGAGAAGAGAAAACTGTTGTCATTGCAGGGtcatttaaagaagaaaagaaagaaaaacctcacGTAGCATGTAAAATACTCTTTAGCAAATGTTATGGGTAAGGCCAACTCTTTCATGGCATCATGGCAAGCTGTGATTTAGACTAAAACTCATAATCCAGTAGTTCAAAAGAAGCTACATAGATAATCAAgatgacaaacaaaaacaaagtctgTGGATGCAGATTCACTCATCACACTTTAACTGAATGACTCTATAGCATACCTTTGAAGGAGTCTTTCCTGGCCCTGACTTTACTCAGCCTGAGTGAAGCACCTTCTTctactcttcttcttctgtcttcaaTGAAGTCGAATATCTTCTCATCCAAATCATAATGCTGACCGCTGTTCCTGATGGCAGTCCCGGTGATTTTGTCCAGCAGCTCTTTGACTTGTACAGCATCACTTCGATCTTTGTTATTGAGGACATGATATCTGTTTCCACACCGTTCCACTAACGACTGTAAGGCCTCCCCCTCGCCTTCAATGTGCTGCTCAATGGTGTGGCTCTCCAGCCAGTCTCCTCTGGTGAAAACAACAATCGTGTGCTTCCATACTGCATCTCCAAGAAGCTCCAAATGTGTTGTCACCGCTTTGAGGTGCCTGCCATTAAAGGCTGTGTCTGCATCGAtcaccagcaggaagacgtGGGGCCCAGGGgggcacagaaacacactgcgcTTCACTTCATCTTTGATGGCTTCTGGGGTGTCATACGCAGAGAATTCTTTCCACCAACCTGGCGTGtcaacaacacttatttttgtTGTACCCACAACTCCCTGGTGTTTCATTGAGTGCCCCGttcttttcccttcttctcCCTCTTTGAATCCCAAGATGGTGTTCACAACTGAAGTTTTTCCAACGCTTCGGCTTCCCAAGAGAACCATCTGGAGACTTTCTAAGggggtgttttctgttttacacacaacaaagacaaattaaagaaaaatttgATTAGCAATGATTCAAAAAATTCTCTGTTCTCTATCAAACAATAagaaataattacaaaaatagCATGTTCAAGTAGGTAAATGAAAATGCAGGTATGGGGTTGAAAAACATTGCGCTCTGTATAACAGTGGTATTTAATGTTTTCTCCTGGGAGGGCATCAGAgaa
The window above is part of the Salarias fasciatus chromosome 23, fSalaFa1.1, whole genome shotgun sequence genome. Proteins encoded here:
- the LOC115381749 gene encoding GTPase IMAP family member 8-like, with protein sequence MESSSEVRIVLIGGRWSGKSTSANTILGRETFASGRTRTTQSEVRHEVVEGRKLVVVDAPGWSSSFPITEKPEGDKLRFRLNASKCPPGPNVFLLVIPVDEAFTAEQRRAIEEHMKLLSDRAWKYTMVLFTYGDFLGGKTVEEYIESEGEAIQWLIEKCKNRYHVFNNKDKSNATQVPMLLDKIDEMVQENKGGHYEVDEHTLKIAEKRQEEVAKRAEERQKMVEEDKQLMMKEISENTPLESLQMVLLGSRSVGKTSVVNTILGFKEGEEGKRTGHSMKHQGVVGTTKISVVDTPGWWKEFSAYDTPEAIKDEVKRSVFLCPPGPHVFLLVIDADTAFNGRHLKAVTTHLELLGDAVWKHTIVVFTRGDWLESHTIEQHIEGEGEALQSLVERCGNRYHVLNNKDRSDAVQVKELLDKITGTAIRNSGQHYDLDEKIFDFIEDRRRRVEEGASLRLSKVRARKDSFKDRCKKQRELRLVMLGQKTFGKTTSGNNILCKDVFAARRNDQCQVEVAEVAGRLVTVIDTPGWREDSFHNSEETDKEIVRGLSLSPSGVHAVLLVIPLDLKFRKAHKVDLEEYMDLFEANVWKHAMVLFTHGDKLVDKSVEEYIESEHRPLLELVEKCNNRYHVINNLKKHDTTQVTELLEKIEEMVAENRKALLCPNTRDVQLRIEDKSRRRQIKNQMRQQMEQEISRRKHEWLIHSRDVFLDLQADLRGSAPRAKPKLQIGDIPKIKTKGIVQKKKDEKEDRILMKISQEIEKLDQEILVCSHSLRSSKEFNPPDMRADSPAWSPLEYMFDRRQSTDDSYGPYDWSGSETTLNFSQSSGYRSEMLGTHSYECFPDD